ATTTCTAGGATGTATTTATGAACATCTTGTGAGACTTTGTAATTTTCTGAATATTTTATAGGTTTGGGAGCTCACAGCAAATAACATTATTATGGTATCAGCTATTGGAAATGATGGCCCTCTTTATGGCACGCTAAATAACCCGGCTGATCAGAGTGACGTCATTGGTGTTGGTGGTATTGATTACAATAACCATATAGCTTCATTTTCCTCTCGAGGCATGACTACTTGGGAGCTTCCTCATGGGTACATTGTTCAACTTACCAGTACACTATTTTCTTAGTCTGTCACTGACTGTTGTTTTTTTCCGATATCTGGATCCTGTAGGCTTGAAAAGCTAAAGCTTTGTATCATTTCATTAGAACAGAGTGTACAGTATATAAAACCTGTAAGCCTAGTTCAGTGGTTTTGTatatattatcttaaaaaaatttgatggAGTTTGGAGTACTTACATTCGACTTATCCTTATATATTATGTTGATAAAGGTCATTGCTAGGTTTGTGCTTACCAAACTTGGCACTGCAAGTGCACACAAAAGATGGTCATATGCTAATTCTTTTTAATCACATACTAGCAGGTCAAGTAGAATTACGTCTTACTGATGTTGGTATCACATAAAGCTTTTTTACAAGAATTTCTCCTGAGAACTTTTGTAAATCATATTCGATAATTTTATTGTAGTTGAAAATCAGATTGTTTGTGATATTAAATTTATGGCAAGAAACTATTTCCTGCCCCTTGAACTTTAGGCATTTAATTAATATCTGTAGTAAAAACTTGAAATGATGAGgcaattttttttggggggggggggggggggtagcgATGATCATTTTTTTACAATGCCATAGTACCATCTTCTCTTGTGCTAGCTTCACAGATCCTTGAATTGGCTTACTCATAAGGTGTGGTTTCAATAATGCAGGTATGGCCGTGTTAAACCTGATGTTGTTGCGTATAGTCGTGATATAATGGGTTCAAAGATCAGCACAGGTTGTAAAACCCTTTCAGGCACCAGTGTTGCAAGCCCGGTGGTTGCTGGTGTAGTATGCTTGCTTGTTAGTGTTATACCAGAGGAGCATCGGAAATCCATCCTTAACCCTGCAACAATGAAACAAGCCCTTGTAGAGGGTGCTTCTAGGCTTTCAGGACCAAACATGTATGAGCAGGGCGCTGGCAAGATTGACCTGTAAGTTTCTTGTCCCTTTTAATGTACTCTTTGGTATGCCTATGATTAGTTGGATATTCAATACTTCTTGTATCCCATCCTTTCCAAACAGCAAGGTTTGTCCTTCAAAATTTAGAGGCAGTATATCCTGTCAAGTTGGTTTGCCCTTCTTTCTATTGTGTGCTCAAACAGATACTCATTTATTGTTTTGTCTTTTTCCAGCTGGCAATCATACGAAATCTTGAAAAGTTACCAACCGCGTGCAAGCATCTTTCCTAATACCCTTGACTTCACTGATTGTCCCTATTTCTGGCCTTTTTGCCGCCAACCTCTGTATGCTGGAGCTATGCCAGTGGTCTTCAATGCTACAATTCTGAACGGGATGGGGGTGATTGGTTATGTTAAGGATCCTCCTGTATGGCAGCCCTCTGAGGATGTCGGCAATATTCTTAGTGTTCACTTCACCTACTCAGATGTCATATGGCCTTGGACAGGTTATCTTGCCCTGCACTTACAAGTTAAAGATGAAGGATCTCAGTTTTCAGGCATAATCAGTGGCAAGGTCACATTGTCAATTTACAGCCCAGCAGCCCATGGGGAAAGCAGTCCACGAAGTAGTTCATGTGTTCTTTACCTGAAGGTCAAGGTGGTGCCAACACCTGTTAGGTCCAGAAGAATATTGTGGGACCAATTTCATAATATCAAATACCCATCTGGTTTTGTTCCAAGAGATTCACTTAATGTGCATAATGATATCCTTGACTGGCATGGCGATCACTTGCACACGAATTTTCATATACTGTTCAACATGCTGAGAGATGCAGGATACTACATTGAGACCCTTGGATCTCCACTTACCTGCTTTGATGCTAGCAATTATGGGACACTGCTTATGGTTGACCTTGAGGATGAGTACTTCAGTGAGGAGATTCAGAAACTTAAGGATGATGTTGTACACAAAGGGCTTGGCGTTGTTGTTTTTGCAGAGTGGTATCATGTCGACACAATGGTTAAGATGACATTCTTTGATGAAAATACACGCAGTTGGTGGACTCCAATTACTGGGGGTGCAAATGTTCCTGCACTTAATGAACTTTTGGCACCATTTGGCATTGCTTTTGGGGACAAAGTACTAAGTGGTGACTTCTCAATCAATGGTGAGCAGACCCACTATGCTTCTGGGACTGATATAGTGCAATTCCCAGCAGGAGGTTTTTTGCATAGCTTCCAACTCCAGGACAACTCTAAAATTTCTCAGGATAACTCAAGAAGCGCAGATACACAAAATACCCCAGATAAAAGCAAGGTTAGTATCTATTGCGCACTATTTCACATTATTTATCTATTTTCTTGAAATGCATTCTTTCAAAATGATGGTGTGGCCATTACAATATTTCTACTTGAGCAAGAACCTAATGATGCACTATAGGTTGAATAGTTGTAATATGCCATTTGATGGAGGCATGCCTGGTCATTTCTCATGAAACTGTTCCCTAGATTTGGTGCCTTTGTGTCAGTGCCTCCTAGTCTGTGGCTCTGTGCACATGGTATTATGATTGGTAGGCAGGTTTTTTCAGGAATATCAAGTTCTGAGCTAACCAATGGATGGTGGTCATGCTTAACTTGTAATAATAGTCTCTTGAACTTTCATGCAAGATTTTGTTGGCCATATAAGTTGCAAGTGTTAGATTCTTACTAAAATCAGTTATTCCAAAACTTAACTTTTATTTATGAGAGCCCATCAAAAGCTACGATTAGGCAAAATATGTAACTTTCCAATTGTGAAGTTTGGACCCTTTTATGACCAGAATTTTCTCATGTGCCATACTCTGAACTGTTTTTTCTTATGGACATAGATAGTGATTTAAATTCAGTAAAAGGAGGATACTAATGAGTGTTCTGGCCAGTTCATTATGCTggtagatactccctccgtcccaatatgtAGCAACCTAGGATGGGTCTAATCCCATCCTAGGTTAACATATTGGGATGGAGGTGTAATAATTTGATATTTGTTTTGATCGCACCATTTTATCATAGCCCTTATTTTACAGTATATAATACTTGCTGTATAGGTATAGTAAGGCTTATTTGCTTCTCCTTGGCAGCTCTCTTCTATTCTTGGAATGATGGAAGCAGGCAAAGGTCGGGTTGCAGTCTATGGAGATTCAAATTGCCTTGACAGTAGTCACATGGTAACAAACTGCTATTGGCTTTTGAGAAAACTTGTGGAGTTCACTGGCAATAGAATCAAAGATCCTGTTCTTTTCTCAGAATCTGCTCAGTTAAAATTTCCAGTTTTTGAGAGCATCCATCAACTGTCACGTAGACCAGATGTGAACTTCTCAACATATTCAACTGTCGTTGGCAATGAATTGATCTGTCACCAGGATTCCCGATTTGAGGTTTGGGGAACGAAAGGTTATGGTACCCAACAAACAGGCACAACAAGAAAGTTGCCAGAGTACCAGAAAAGTGAAGCTTACAACATTTCAACACCAATAGCTTCTGACAGCACACCAGATGAAGCTGGCCTGCAAAGAAATATTTCAACACCAATAGCTTCTAAGTTTGATAAAAGAATGGACTATTTTGGTTTTCTCGGGCACGAAGAGGTATCCTGTCTTGCCTTCCTCTTTGTAGTGGCTAACATTTGTTAAGTTAGCATATTGCACTTGATCAAGCAATAACTCTAGTTTCTTACATTTTCTCAGAATTCTGGATCCCTTTATGCTGTACAATTTGTGCACACGCTTAGTAATAGTAAGGTTAGCATATTACTGCATGCGTTAATCTAACTATGATTATGCTATAAACTTAATAATAATAACAGAATTTTCATGGTTTACTGGCCATATGTTGTGAACGGCCACCAAATATGTCTTGCTCCAGCCTGCAGCTACCATATTTAATACCTTGTACAGTTTACTATCTTGCCTAGACTCTAGAGAAATGCACAGTGTGATCAAGCCTCATCTCTTGCTTTTACATAGAAGCTAGAGCACAAAACCAGGACACTGTCGCTAGTTTTGTGCGATAGGTCAATTTGAAGAACACTGGAAACCATATGATTAGGACTTACTCCGTAAGACTAGAGAAACACTGTAGTGAATGGGAGCCCATTTAACCACAATAATGTTGTTTACTTTGCTATGTAAAAGTCAGAGGATATATAGCGAGGAAGTTTAATGTTCTTTCTCTAGAACATAGAGTAGATGGAAAGCTTATCATTTAATGGGGTTTTAGGTTTTGTTAGGAGATATTCTCATATGCTCCTATAGGATTTAACTATTGTGGTAACAATTCTATTATTTTGCAGATTGACATAGGAATGCTAGTGGCAAGCCAATGGATGGTACCTTGCTTTGCTGCTACTGCCTGTAAGTAACAAACACTTATTGAATCTTGACTACTACCTCTGGTTTTAAACATATGGTATTCGTCTTCTCTAGAAATATTTATGCAAACTGACAAACATGTAAGGCATGCTTAAAGTACCTTTTGATGATCGACACATTTTGTTATTCAAACTTTgaagaaaaagtcaatggtgtcaaagtTTGGTCAATGTGTCTGGCCGATGTATCTGATTTCTGACCTTGTACCTTGCCCCAACGCACAGGCCTTATGTTGTACCTAAGTTGCAGAGTGCAACAAAAGCGCCGACGACGAAAGAAGGGGTCAACAGCTGCTAGATTGTCAAGTATGGACCGTATGGTCTAACATGACATACACACACTGTTGGGGGCCAGGATGAATATATGAATTTCGGCACTCGCATTGCAAACCTTCATGGGAATATACAGTTCGCTCCATATACAACAGAGTGGACAGGACGTGGTGAGCTTGAGTTATACCGGAATTTCCAGATCCTGTTTTCAGCTCGCAACGGGAGGCCTCTTGTCTTGAGGCACAATTTTTGCACCGTGACTGGAGGCACATggctcatattttttttctgagcaAGGAGCTGATTCAGCTGTTCGGCAGCAGCATGGAGAGGTATTTCCACTTCAATTTCAGATGGTGCGTATTGACATGATGTTGTTTGTAGTTCGTCAAAATTTTGCCAATGTAATAATACGTTAATTTTGACGCACGATCACTGAGCTAATTCCTTTAGGAAGGGACTAGAGCTAACTATTTCATTCTTTGTTACCTTTTTACTCCGGATGTCTGAAAGTGAAGGGTTTCGATCGTCTCTGTAGATCGGTTAGCTTGAGCTGCTTGTAAGTATAGAAGAGGAAAAGGCTGTTTCTTTGTTACCTTTTTACTCCGGATGCCAGCAAGTCATTTTCAAGTTATTTCTTCAGAAGTTGTCTGTCTAGTAGTATTATATGCCCTTGGAATTTCTCGTTTTCTGTTTGGGTTGCGACTTGCAAGGTTTCaaccttttgtttttctcttttacCGAGAAGAGCGCAAACAATCGCATTCTTCTGTCGGGTAAAAGTAGAGCTAATAGTGTTCGTCAGTTATTGCACTCAAACTCTACAATAAATTTGTGCTATCAGAGCCAAAGAAATTTCGGCAGGGTGCATTGTACACAAGTACATCACCTATTCCAGAATTATCTTGTGTCAATAGTGTAACATTTTTTCCCATCTACATACAATAACAGGAATGCTTCATTTTATTATTGAATGGTTACACTTACATGAGTGTCTCGCGGCGTCACAGCATAGTCAAAGGAAACCACAATTTAACAcgttaattttattattatttctacTGGAAGAACGCCAGTTTTGTTgttttttggagaaaaaaaaatcccagttTTGTTATTACTGGAAGCAATGGAGACTTGTACTACCAATGTCCGAACAGCTTTACTCGATACTCCAAAAAGGCAGCTAAGAAATGAGCTAAAACAGAGGCTTCTTGCCGTTGAGAAGACCCATCAAGTGGTCGAAGACGTGCGAGCCGCCGTCGCGGATGCCCGAGTGCATGTACTCGTTGGTAATccagagccggatgcccgcgaTCTGGGAGGCCGTCTCCTTGGCGATGTTGAAGTTGACGTACATGTCCTCGTAGTAGACGGCGGCAGCCACCGGGACCTGCAGAATTTGCAAGTAACCTACCCAGTTAAGCGTTTGAGGAGTACCATGCAAATATGATGTTCTTTTAGTATAAAGATGGCCAAGAACCGGTGCATCCACTGATGAAGAAAAAGGCAAATGGGTTCAGCTCTAGATTCTCCTGAAACTAGCCTTCCTTAACAGAGGATGATGGTGAGGAGTTCATGGCTTTTTCTCAGCAAGAAGAACGAACCTTATTGTTGTTCAGCACGTTGACATCATACAGTGGGGGCCAGTCCTCTTTGTGCGCTAACATATGGGCAGTCTCCTTCAGGGGTCGTAAGGCGTGAATCTCATCAAAAATACATGGAAATACCATCTGCATAATGAGAAAGGAATACATGTTAGAATCTGTATACAATCTTCAGGAAGCGATGATATCTCAAAGGACAACAACTCGGAAGCTGCTAGGTTGAGTCAGTTAAGGAAAAATGACTTCGACATTGCTGAGTTATTCTCACAAGATTTATCCAAAATCTCTGTACAAATGTTTTACTTTCTTAAAATGCAGGACAAAGTTTTCATAAGATAATTGAAACTTTATAATGTCAATCTGTTAAACCTGACTAAGTATAGACTATTAGTTAGTTGGAAATAGCCTGCAAAATGTACCATTCGCTATCAGATTTCATTTGGCAAATAAACATTTGACTGTAATGAATTGCAGAATTGGTACTTCTCCTAAAAGATCTGGGTGTACCTCTCCAGTAAAATAAACAGGTCTGCCTTCTTTTATAGCCTTGATAGGATCAAACAAACTTTCACACTCACTGCCAATCTTGTGAGCCGACCATTTTGATGGAGAACCCTGCATCCATCAATAAGAGAAGACTTGAACAATTGTTCTAAACAATATGATGTTCTCATGCTACCAGTCTAACATATGAGGCTCCAAAGGTACCTGACAATAGATAGACTCATGCAAGAGAGCATAAAGAGGATTTTGATCAAAACCTAACCACCTCTCAAACTGCAAAAAGTTATAATGTTAGATTACCACTTGGAATCCCTAGTGCAAATAATAGAGAACATTGCTTCAATAGGAACGCGAAGATCTAAAAGTCCAGCATTATGATTTATGCATGGTGGACAGTTTACCTCTTTCAGGAAGTAATAACTTATAGTCTTTTTTGCGCCAGGGACTAATATAGGGTCCCACACCCTCTCAAACCTGTACCatacaaaaaagaaagaaattccagATGGGGCAAATTGTGCTTGTTTTTCAAGTCATGAATGAGAAAACCTTTGCTTACAGATAATGCAGCCTTTCAAATCCTCCACCGGAGCCCAAACCAGATAATCCAAGGCACTGCAACATCTTAGGAGTTAACCTGCCACCTGATGGAAGAGAAACCTGAAAACACAAATGATGCTCAAGATACAAGTTTCCAAATtcacatagaaaaaaaacacaaaaagtaTTTACTTAAGAATGACTTACTCCTCCACCTTCAGATTCATTTAAATATCTTACAAGCTCATGAATGACTTGTATATCTTGAGGATATCTCGCATAGTACTTCTCATTTTGCTGCTGAACTTGTTTAAAGCAGGCCCTGTACACAGTATCTGCAGTACAGGCACTCCCTAGAGGTGGAAGCCCCCCAGTCAAAAGAACAGATTTCAGGCCTTCTGGAGCAAAACTCAAATAGGTAACAGCACAAAATCCACCATAACTCTGTAGTCGAAGAAAGAGTAGACAACATAATTAATATGGTGCTAGATGACCATCATCGAATGAAAGATAAACAAGCAGTTGAACATAAAATATCCTGAAGTAATTGTGTGAAACAAGGCCTTTTTTTCGGCCTTCTCTGTTATATCGTCAACACAGTTACGTAAGTGCAGCAAAATAAAATCCTCTAGAGTGGGGGAGGGGTGTAGACTCGAACACACCTTCACCCccaactcaaatagtcataacAATGTTTTTTTGTTAGCTCTTTAGTCTTGCCAGCAGTTGCAAGTCCAGTGTGAATTGTGAACAAGTTAATGTCTGGTTTAATATGTATAGCAATAGAAAAACAAATGTTTTCCTTGTATGGATAATCAAATTGGCTGAAAATTACAAATGAAGCCCATATTTCTTGAATGAGGAAAGCATCAGCTCCGAGGCAAAAGTAGTTTGCCAACGTGAATTGCAAACTTCAAAGCTCAGTCTTTACTTTGAGTGATCCATGTAAATTTGTAAATGTTCAAAACGTTATTTCACAAATAAACACGAGTCAATTATTAATATCACTAGAAATATAGATGCTTGCTGAAGAATTATtatgtatcattttttttatcaaagcaCAGTGAAGGAGGCCCCTACGGTATATATAAAAGAATAAAGTGTATGTACAAAACTTGGCAGGAGccaaaaaaagtaaaaaagaaaagaaaaaatatgcatTGATCTAAGATATGCATTGATATCACATAAGTTAGGTATCATACTTGTCCTAAAACCGTCCAAGGCTTGGCATCTGGAACAAGATGCAGGCGAATAAATTCCGCATCTTTAACTATGCTATCTGCCCTGAAATGCTTCAAATACTCCACCTGTTCTGCTGCAGATGTTATTTGGGAAAGAGATGATGTTGTCAACGGTGTTGACAGTCCTGTTCCTCGCTGCAAATACAAATCAATGTCAGCGCAATAAGGGCAAGATGTGAACAAAGAAGGATAAAACACATCATCTACCAAACATATTGGATTCTACCTGATCTAGCAACACAACACGGTATTCTTCACATGCTTTCTTCATCCATCCACTTGCTTCTGTGGGACGGGGACTTTCAAATCCAGGTCCGCCTTGTAGAAACAACAAATAAGGCAAAGGCAAGTCCTCTTTTCCAGCTGCAAGGATACACTTGATATAAGTTCCCTAAACATTACAGATCATGCTACCTCGCAAGAAATTAAGTTTCCCCTAACATGAAACTGAACCATAGCGCAACCAGTCCACTTAACCTTAACTCCATCACGCATTCGCTTCATCAACAAAATGTTGAGTTTGGCATACACTTTGCTCACCATTTATACAATAACAACATAATGCATTACTTTCTATATGTCACAGTAAGCAAGCTCTCTCCATGAACTAGCATTTATTAATAGTCGTAATTGATGGTTCGACCAGTGCAGTGTGCATGTATCAAGCATTCTCCTACCTCCCAAACTACATATACACCCTAATCTGGATCCAGCAAATATACAATGATCTCGATACCAACTTATCCATCAGTCCGATCACAACAACTGCACAGAACGCAAATTGATGCTAAGGATTCGCTTATCCTCTATAGTCACCGCGCCCTCCCGAGCCCACCGATCGATCCCGCGGTGGCTCGGTATATGGACACCGCAGCTGGATGGGTAGTAGAGGCGGGCGCGCACGCGCATTGCGCGGGACCGTGGGGAGGCGAGACTCACCGGCGACGACCTCGCGGGCGAAGACGGTGATGGTGGGGGCggacggggagggggaggagtggTCGAGCGGGACGGCGAACCGGTGGTCGCGGAGGCTGAGGTCGGGCACCGCGTACCACGCCCCGGCCTtgtgcgcggccgccgccgaagacgacgacgacgacgacatggccgCGACCGGCCACGCGGGCAGGaggatccgccgccggcgggacgacgcggcggcgcgggcgacgccGAGGAAGGCTGGGCGcagcgcgggcgcggcggcggcggcagcggtggtgggAAAGTCGGAGCGGATTGCTACTGCTGCCACTGCCATATGGGGCCCACGTTCTTAGCGTTTATAATCTCCTCTGCTAATCTTCATCAGCAGTGATTTTTTGAACGAACAGGCACAACTGCACAAGTACTTGTTAATTTCATTGTATAGAGAAAAGTAAAAGTATTTGCTGGGAATAAAAAACAACTATACAAgtgttctttaaaaaaaaacctactccctccgttccataatatagcAATCTGTACCGGACGAAACatttcatagtacaacgaaAATTCGGACATGCTTCctgttcagattcattgtactataaaGTGTCATATCCggtcctaggttgctatattatggaacggagggagtaggtaacATTTCTATGAGTGTTTGAGGTGTTTGAGACAGTGAGATTGACATGAATCCATCCATTCTATC
The Oryza sativa Japonica Group chromosome 6, ASM3414082v1 DNA segment above includes these coding regions:
- the LOC4340224 gene encoding subtilisin-like protease SBT6.1 → MALERRLAYAALIPFLLLALPILPSDSPSGGGGGGAGGGGGGGETLDPPAAKYVVRFVEYRPADEHREYLEDGLRGAARPPPAASWRWVERRNPAAAFPTDFAVLEIRDACRAAVVDAVSALGRVRDVHADASYSRGVLSADRPRQQGKLFTAMSFEGEEGGGDREVGCSTDSNNSSSAGWRRKLLVQRSQVTSLFGAERLWGRGFTGRKVKMAIFDTGIRADHPHFRNIKERTNWTNEDTLNDNLGHGTFVAGVIAGQDAECPGFAPDTEIYAFRVFTDAQISYTSWFLDAFNYAIATGMDVLNLSIGGPDYLDLPFVEKVWELTANNIIMVSAIGNDGPLYGTLNNPADQSDVIGVGGIDYNNHIASFSSRGMTTWELPHGYGRVKPDVVAYSRDIMGSKISTGCKTLSGTSVASPVVAGVVCLLVSVIPEEHRKSILNPATMKQALVEGASRLSGPNMYEQGAGKIDLWQSYEILKSYQPRASIFPNTLDFTDCPYFWPFCRQPLYAGAMPVVFNATILNGMGVIGYVKDPPVWQPSEDVGNILSVHFTYSDVIWPWTGYLALHLQVKDEGSQFSGIISGKVTLSIYSPAAHGESSPRSSSCVLYLKVKVVPTPVRSRRILWDQFHNIKYPSGFVPRDSLNVHNDILDWHGDHLHTNFHILFNMLRDAGYYIETLGSPLTCFDASNYGTLLMVDLEDEYFSEEIQKLKDDVVHKGLGVVVFAEWYHVDTMVKMTFFDENTRSWWTPITGGANVPALNELLAPFGIAFGDKVLSGDFSINGEQTHYASGTDIVQFPAGGFLHSFQLQDNSKISQDNSRSADTQNTPDKSKLSSILGMMEAGKGRVAVYGDSNCLDSSHMVTNCYWLLRKLVEFTGNRIKDPVLFSESAQLKFPVFESIHQLSRRPDVNFSTYSTVVGNELICHQDSRFEVWGTKGYGTQQTGTTRKLPEYQKSEAYNISTPIASDSTPDEAGLQRNISTPIASKFDKRMDYFGFLGHEEIDIGMLVASQWMVPCFAATACLMLYLSCRVQQKRRRRKKGSTAARLSSMDRMV
- the LOC4340225 gene encoding uncharacterized protein; translation: MAVAAVAIRSDFPTTAAAAAAPALRPAFLGVARAAASSRRRRILLPAWPVAAMSSSSSSSAAAAHKAGAWYAVPDLSLRDHRFAVPLDHSSPSPSAPTITVFAREVVAAGKEDLPLPYLLFLQGGPGFESPRPTEASGWMKKACEEYRVVLLDQRGTGLSTPLTTSSLSQITSAAEQVEYLKHFRADSIVKDAEFIRLHLVPDAKPWTVLGQSYGGFCAVTYLSFAPEGLKSVLLTGGLPPLGSACTADTVYRACFKQVQQQNEKYYARYPQDIQVIHELVRYLNESEGGGVSLPSGGRLTPKMLQCLGLSGLGSGGGFERLHYLFERVWDPILVPGAKKTISYYFLKEFERWLGFDQNPLYALLHESIYCQGSPSKWSAHKIGSECESLFDPIKAIKEGRPVYFTGEMVFPCIFDEIHALRPLKETAHMLAHKEDWPPLYDVNVLNNNKVPVAAAVYYEDMYVNFNIAKETASQIAGIRLWITNEYMHSGIRDGGSHVFDHLMGLLNGKKPLF